The Haloarcula halophila nucleotide sequence ACCGCCAGGACCACCACGAGCGGGACGAACACCGCGGCGATCCGGTCGACGAGCCGTTGCACGTCGCTCCGGTCGCTCTGGACCTCCCAGAGGAAGTCGGTGAGCCGGTCGACGGTACTCCGTGCGTCGGGGCCGACCGTCACGACGAGGCCGCCGTCGGTGACCATCCCGCCGCCGATTACTTCGTCGCCCGGCGTTTTCCGGACCGGTAGCGACTCGCCGGTGACCAACGACTCGTCGACGGCCGCGGTCCCCTCCAGGACGGTTCCGTCGACCGGTAGCCGCTCGCCGTCTCCGACGACCACCTCGTCACCGGCCGCGAGGTCGCCGACACCGACCGTCTCGGTCCCATCGGCGGTGCGTCGGCGAGCGGTGTCTGTCCGTTGTTCCGTGAGTTCGGTCAACCGCCCGGCAGCGGCCTCCCGGACCCGGTCCTGGTAGTAGTCGCCGACCGAGACGGCCACGACGATGACCGTCGCCACGTCGAAGTACACCTCCGTGTGGCCCAGCAACAGCGCGAGGACGCTGTAGCCGAAGGCCGTCGCCGCGGCCATCGCCACCAGTAGATCCATGTTGGGGTGGCCGGCCCGGAGGCTGACGTACGCGCCCCGGAGGATCGGGAAGCCGGTGTAGCCGACGACGACGGCGGTCATGACGGCGGTGTTCCACAGCAGATACGATCCGGCGGGACCGGTCAGATCGACGAACAGGAGATCGGAGCCGAGACCCAGATACGCCGGGTAGAGAAAGAGGACGTACCACAGCATCGTCATCATCCCGAAGAACCCGCCGACCAGCAACCGGCCTTCGAGTTCGTGTTCGTCGTCGGTGCCCGCCTCGGCAGCAGTGGCTTCGTACCCAGTGCCTTCGACGACCGCGGGCAGTTCCTCGGCCGCGACTCGGTCGGGATCGTAGGTGAGTTTCATCGTCCCGGTCGAGTAGCTCGCGGCGGCACCGGCGACCCCCTCGTGATCGGTGGCACGGGCCTCCAGGAACGTCTCGCAGGTCCCACAGTGCATCCCGTCGACGGAGAGATACGCCGTCTCGCCCTCGGCGTCGTCGGGATCAGCCCCCGTTTCGACGTCGGCGACGCTCCGGTCGGCCGGTTCGTCGAGCGTTCTCGCCACTTCCAGACAGCCCCGACAGCAGAACTCGCCGTCGACGCCGCTGTCGGTGACGGGCGGATCGGCGGGCAATCCACAGAGCGGACAGGTCGTCATTGTCTCAGGTCCATGGCATCGGCAGGGCTGGGTTCGGGATCGAGACGCCGAAGACGCCGAGGCCGTTCGAGAGGGGCACCAGCGCCAGCACCAGGAAGACGGCCCCGAGGACGCGGTGGAGTGTGGCTCTGCGTGAGGGGGATAGCGACCCGAAGGCCGTCCCGTAGGCGAACACCAGCGGGATCGTTCCCAGTCCAAGCGCCGCAAGCGAGAGCCCGCCGGTCACCGCCGAACCGGTGGCGAAGGCGTAGAGAAACGCCGGGTAGAGCAACGGACACGGGAGCAACCCGTGCATCGCACCGAGCGCGACGATCCCGGGGCCGTCGACCCAGGCGTCGACACGCGCCACAAGTACCGTCGAGACCCGACGGAAGAGGCCACCGACGACGGGGATCGACGCCGCGAGATCCACCGCGCTCCCGCGCGTGAGATAGCCCAGCCCGACGGCGAGGATACAGAGTCCGACCGCGACACCGACGACGCCGCGAACCGCCGTCCCGAGTCGGGCGAGTCCGGCCACGTCGAAGAGGACGCCGCCCGCGGCACCCAGGACCACACCGACAGCCGTGTAGCTGCCTGCCCGCCCGACGTTGAAGAGGGCCTGTTGCCGGAGTTCGTGCGTCGAGACCGGGCCACCGTCGTCCAGTCGCTCGGCGTAGGTGGTTACGAGCGGGCCACACATCCCCAGACAGTGGACGCTCCCGACCAGTCCGAGACCGGCGAAGGCCGCGATCCCGACTGTCTCGCCCGCGGTCAAGCCGGCGGTCAGTGGCCCCATCTCAGGCGGGCTGGCCCTCGTGGGGTGCGGTCATCAGGAAGAGGCTCGCGGCGATGATGACGACGCTCACGAGCGACAGCGCGACGATCGTCCGACCGGTTCCTTGGAGATAGTACGCGACGGGTGCCAGCCCGACCAGGGCCAGGACAGTCACGAGACGCGGACTAGATCCGGACATACTCGCCCCTAAGATGGAGGGAACATAAAAACGATAGGCCCGTTCCTGCCGGCTGAAAAGGCGGGAGGTGGTTTTTTGTACTGGTCCTGATGGCGTCGACTATGGGCAGAGGAACTGCTGGAGATTCACACGGATCGCGACAACAGGAGGGGTCGCGATGGCGCTGAACCGGCGCCAGTTCGTTCAGACCGCGGCCGCTGCTGGGGCGCTGGCGGGAGCCGGGACGGCGACAGCACAGGAAGAACCCGACTACGGCGGCTGGTTCGACGACGTCTCGAACTTTGAGGGGACCGTCGACAGCCGCGGGCAGGACACCGTCGAGATCACGGTCGGCGCGGAGGGCAACAACGGCGCGTACGCCTTCGACCCGCCCGCGGTGATGGTCAGTCCAGGCACCGAGGTCGTCTGGTCTTGGAACGGCGAAGGTGGCGGCCACAACGTCGTCTCCGACGGGGACGGGCCGCTAGACTCGGGCGATCCGGTCTCGGAGGCCGGGACGACCTACAGTCACACCTTCGAGAGCGAGGGCATCTACAAGTACGTCTGTACGCCCCACGAGGCCCTGGGGATGAAAGGTGCCGTCGTAGTTCGGCCCGGTGGGTCCGGCGGCTCCGGTGGCGGCGATCAACCGACCGGCCCGCCGGCCGACCCCGACTACGGCGGCTTCTTCGAGGGGGTCTCGAACTTCGACGGCGAAACTACCGACCGAACCGGCCAGGACTCGGTCGAGATCACGGTCGGCGCGGAGGGCAACAACGGCGCGTACGCCTTCGACCCACCCGCAGTCCGGGTCTCGCCCGGGACGGAGGTGGTCTGGAGCTGGACCGGTGAGGGCGGCGGCCACAACGTCGTCTCCGACGGGGACGGGCCGCTGGACTCGGGTGACCCGGTCTCGGAGGCCGGGACGACCTACAGCCACACCTTCGAGGAGACGGGGATCTACAAGTACGTCTGTACGCCCCACGAGGCCCTGGGGATGAAAGGTGCCGTCGTCGTCGGCGCGCCTCCGGACAGCGGCGGAGGCGGCGGTGGCGGCGGCCCGAGCGTCGAAGTGTCGGGGCCGCGGTGGCTCTTTACCGGGTCGATCATGGCGGCGTTTTTCGTACCGTTGCTGTACGCCACTGTATCACGCCGCCGGAAACGACAGGGACCGCCCTCGGTCACCGACGAGGACGGGCGGGCAGTCGTCGAAGAGGCTACAGAGACAGCTCCGACGACGGAGATCGGACACGACGAGTACGACCCCTGGGGGACGGCCGCCCTGGTGGCGTTTTACTTCGTCCTCATCGCCGTCCTGTGGGTGTTCATGTACTTCGTCGAGTTCCTCGGCCGCGTCTCGGTGATCGGGTGATACCATGCAGGTCCACAACTTCGAGAAGGTCTGGCTCGGTGTCGCGCTCCTGTTGATCGTCGGCTTCATCGCCACCATCGCCTACGGTTCGGTCGGCGCTGGCATCTCGATGGTCGACGACAGCGGCGGAACGATCAGCGCACAGGCAGTCCAGAGCGGCGAGACTGGCACCGGCTTCGACGATCCCGGCGTCGTCAAACAGAGCGACGACCACTACGTCGTCTACGTCGTCGCCCGCCAGTTCCAGTTTAGCCCCGGCAGCGGTGACAACCCCATTCGGGTCCCGGCGGACGCCCGGATCACCTTCAAGGTGACCAGCGCGGACGTCACGCACGGGTTCTCGATCACAGAGACGAACATCAACACCATGGTCATCCCAGGACAGGTCGCGGAGGTATCGGCACGGTTCGACGAGACGGGCACGTACGGGCTCGTCTGTCACGAGTACTGTGGGGCCGCCCACCACACGATGGGTGGATCCGTCGAGGTGGTCGCCCCGTCTAACTACACTGCACAGCAGTCCCAGGAGGTGAGCGCCTGATGGTTTACGTCGACGAGTACCCGAAAACGTCGAAGCTCGTCCGGAGCGAGTTCATCGTCGCGTTCGGTGCGCTCGCGATCGGCGCGATCTTCGGCGTGATCCAGGCGCTCCACCGGACCGGCGTCTTCCGCGGGTTCGTCAGCTCGGCGGACTACTACACGCTCCTGACGGCCCACGGCGTCCTGCTGGCGCTCGTGTTCACGACGTTCTTCATCGCCGGGCTGTTCAGCTGGGCGGTCTCGAACAGCCTCGAACGGGAACTCCCACACCGCATCGCCTGGGCCGCCTTCTGGGTGATGCTCGTCGGGACAGTCATGGCGGCTGTCGCCATCATCGGCGGGCTCGTCGGCGCGCCCAGTATCCTCGGGCATTCGCTGCAAGCCGACGTGCTGTTCACGTTCTACGCGCCGATGAAGGCACACCCGGCGTTCTACCTGGGGGCGGCACTGATCATCGTCGGTTCCTGGGTCGCCGGCGGGGCCTACTTCAAGTCGCTGTGGGAGTGGCGCTCCGAGAACCCGGACGAGCGCATCCCCCTGCGGACGTTCATGGTCGTGACGACGATGCTGATGTGGTACATCTCCACCATCGGCGTCGCCGTCGAGGTGGTCGTCTTCCTCATCCCGTGGTCGCTGGGGCTCATCCAGAACGTCGACCCACTCCTGACCCGGACGCTGTTCTGGTACTTCGGCCACCCGGTCGTCTACTTCTGGCTCATGCCGGCGTACCTCGTCTGGTACACCGTTCTGCCGAAACTGGCCGGTGGGCGACTGTTCAGTGACCCGCTCGCACGCGTGGTGTTCGTCCTGTTCCTGTTGCTGTCGACGCCGGTGGGCTTCCACCACCAGTACGTCGACCCCGGCATCCCGGAAGGGTTCAAGTTCATCGCGATGACGAACACGATGTTCCTGCTGTTGCCGTCGCTGCTGACCGCCTTTACGGTGGTCGCCTCGATGGAACACGGGGCGCGACAGCGCGGCGCGACGGGGTACCTCTCCTGGCTCCGCAACCTGCCGTGGGGTAATCCCGCCTTCGCCGGCTGTGCGCTCGCGGGCCTGATGTTCGCCGCCGGCGGGTTCTCCGGGATGATCAACGCCGGGATGAACATCAACTACCTCATCCACAACACGCTGTGGGTGCCCGGCCACTTCCACCTGACCGTCGGCACCGCCTTCGCGCTGACGGCGATGGCGATCAGTTACTGGCTGGTCCCCCAGATCACCGGCAAGAAGCTCCAGCGGCGCTCGCTCGCGGTCGCACAGCCGTACGTCTGGTTCATCGGCATGACGCTGATGTCCAACGCGATGCACCGGGCCGGCCTCGCGGGCATCCCGCGCCGGACCGCCGAACCGACCTACGACGAGTTCGCCTTCGAGGGCGTCGCCGGCACGGTCGGCGAGATGCGGATACAGATCGCGATCGGCGGGTTCCTGCTGTTCGTCGGTGCCGCGCTGTTCCTGATCGTGATGGCCGAGACGTTCCTGGCCCGGCGGGGCGGAACCCTCTCGGTCAACGGGACGCTCCCGGACCCGCTGTCCGGAGCCGAACACAGTCCGCGCATCCTCGACAACTACAAGCTCTGGACGGCGATCGCGCTGGTGCTCATCGTCATCGCCTACGGGCCGCCGCTGGCGAGTATGATCGCCGACGGCATCACTGCACCCGGTAGCCCGCCGATCCCGGTCTGAGAACCGCACAGTTTCAGTATCCATGCTCGACGATATCGACGGTCCCGAACAGACGACACTGGTCCGGACACTGATCGTCCTGGCGATCGCGATCCCCGTCCTCATCGAGGTGGTGACCTTCGGCAGTCTGGTCAGCCACTCGCTGCTGGGTTCCGGGGGTGACGGGGCGACCGCCACGGCG carries:
- a CDS encoding heavy metal translocating P-type ATPase; this encodes MTTCPLCGLPADPPVTDSGVDGEFCCRGCLEVARTLDEPADRSVADVETGADPDDAEGETAYLSVDGMHCGTCETFLEARATDHEGVAGAAASYSTGTMKLTYDPDRVAAEELPAVVEGTGYEATAAEAGTDDEHELEGRLLVGGFFGMMTMLWYVLFLYPAYLGLGSDLLFVDLTGPAGSYLLWNTAVMTAVVVGYTGFPILRGAYVSLRAGHPNMDLLVAMAAATAFGYSVLALLLGHTEVYFDVATVIVVAVSVGDYYQDRVREAAAGRLTELTEQRTDTARRRTADGTETVGVGDLAAGDEVVVGDGERLPVDGTVLEGTAAVDESLVTGESLPVRKTPGDEVIGGGMVTDGGLVVTVGPDARSTVDRLTDFLWEVQSDRSDVQRLVDRIAAVFVPLVVVLAVVATGAHLLAGTTATDALLTGLAILVVSCPCALGLATPLATAAGVRQALDDGVVITDGSVFETATEADVVAFDKTGTLTTGDVSLVERADERVMRRAAAVEQFADHPLATAITDAASAPDATVERFETHPGRGVSATVDGERVVVGTPSLLTDEGLTVPAELRDRCDRARSNGYVPALVGWNGRARDVVVGGDRPREAWESVVRALSVDHEVVVITGDSPEAAQGFREHEAVDEVFAGVPPEAKAEVIQRLQSRGTVAMVGDGTNDAPALGTADLGIALESGTRLAAEAADAVVTTDSLRQVPSVFDLTAATRSRIRQNLAWAFCYNAVALPLALAGVLNPLFAALAMTASSLLVVGNSARRLTTGSDSTAADAAGTDPTGAVAAEAD
- a CDS encoding sulfite exporter TauE/SafE family protein — its product is MGPLTAGLTAGETVGIAAFAGLGLVGSVHCLGMCGPLVTTYAERLDDGGPVSTHELRQQALFNVGRAGSYTAVGVVLGAAGGVLFDVAGLARLGTAVRGVVGVAVGLCILAVGLGYLTRGSAVDLAASIPVVGGLFRRVSTVLVARVDAWVDGPGIVALGAMHGLLPCPLLYPAFLYAFATGSAVTGGLSLAALGLGTIPLVFAYGTAFGSLSPSRRATLHRVLGAVFLVLALVPLSNGLGVFGVSIPNPALPMPWT
- a CDS encoding halocyanin domain-containing protein — encoded protein: MALNRRQFVQTAAAAGALAGAGTATAQEEPDYGGWFDDVSNFEGTVDSRGQDTVEITVGAEGNNGAYAFDPPAVMVSPGTEVVWSWNGEGGGHNVVSDGDGPLDSGDPVSEAGTTYSHTFESEGIYKYVCTPHEALGMKGAVVVRPGGSGGSGGGDQPTGPPADPDYGGFFEGVSNFDGETTDRTGQDSVEITVGAEGNNGAYAFDPPAVRVSPGTEVVWSWTGEGGGHNVVSDGDGPLDSGDPVSEAGTTYSHTFEETGIYKYVCTPHEALGMKGAVVVGAPPDSGGGGGGGGPSVEVSGPRWLFTGSIMAAFFVPLLYATVSRRRKRQGPPSVTDEDGRAVVEEATETAPTTEIGHDEYDPWGTAALVAFYFVLIAVLWVFMYFVEFLGRVSVIG
- a CDS encoding cytochrome c oxidase subunit II; this translates as MQVHNFEKVWLGVALLLIVGFIATIAYGSVGAGISMVDDSGGTISAQAVQSGETGTGFDDPGVVKQSDDHYVVYVVARQFQFSPGSGDNPIRVPADARITFKVTSADVTHGFSITETNINTMVIPGQVAEVSARFDETGTYGLVCHEYCGAAHHTMGGSVEVVAPSNYTAQQSQEVSA
- a CDS encoding b(o/a)3-type cytochrome-c oxidase subunit 1, giving the protein MVYVDEYPKTSKLVRSEFIVAFGALAIGAIFGVIQALHRTGVFRGFVSSADYYTLLTAHGVLLALVFTTFFIAGLFSWAVSNSLERELPHRIAWAAFWVMLVGTVMAAVAIIGGLVGAPSILGHSLQADVLFTFYAPMKAHPAFYLGAALIIVGSWVAGGAYFKSLWEWRSENPDERIPLRTFMVVTTMLMWYISTIGVAVEVVVFLIPWSLGLIQNVDPLLTRTLFWYFGHPVVYFWLMPAYLVWYTVLPKLAGGRLFSDPLARVVFVLFLLLSTPVGFHHQYVDPGIPEGFKFIAMTNTMFLLLPSLLTAFTVVASMEHGARQRGATGYLSWLRNLPWGNPAFAGCALAGLMFAAGGFSGMINAGMNINYLIHNTLWVPGHFHLTVGTAFALTAMAISYWLVPQITGKKLQRRSLAVAQPYVWFIGMTLMSNAMHRAGLAGIPRRTAEPTYDEFAFEGVAGTVGEMRIQIAIGGFLLFVGAALFLIVMAETFLARRGGTLSVNGTLPDPLSGAEHSPRILDNYKLWTAIALVLIVIAYGPPLASMIADGITAPGSPPIPV